The following nucleotide sequence is from cyanobacterium endosymbiont of Braarudosphaera bigelowii.
TTTTGCATGATTCATAAAAACTTTTTTAATCTGTAATTTCATAACATAATTATATTCGTATTCAGCTAAGTCATTAAATTAAGATGAAAAAGTTCAAAATAAATTTTATGTATTTAAAAATAATTGATATTACATAGTCGTTTGTAGAATCCTAAACTATGTAACATTAATTTTCTATGTAAAAGAATTTTTTTCTGTATTAAATTTTTTTAAGTTTATTCTATTTGCACCAAAATTATTTTGAAGAACTAAAGCCTATTATTATTTACGCGTTTTATGAGTAACATTAATAATATATTTAAACTTTCTATATATTTATAAAATTTATTAGGAATATAATTTGACCTTACTACACTACGGCTTATTCAAAATAAATCATAAACTAACTAGAAATTACTTCAATCAAAAAATTCGAAATCTATTTAATTACTACATCAAAAACAAAAATACTAATTAATTAAATCCAAGTAAAGCCCATATTTATAATGGGCCTAATTACTAATTAGTTAATTTTAAATTAAAACTAAACAAAAGAAAATTTATTCACATAACCAACTTTTTAATGTGGGTTCCCAACTAACTAACTCTTTTTCATCAAACCAGAGATTTATTTCTGTTTCGGCAGTTATGATAGCATCAGAGCCGTGAATTAAATTTCGACCTACACTTATACCAAAGTCTCCACGAATAGTCCCTGAATCAGCTTCTAAAGGATTCGTCGCTCCAATTATTTTTCTAGAAGATGTCACAACTCCTTCACCTTCCCATACCATTGCTACAACAGGAGAAGAGCATATAAACTCAACTAAATCTTTAAAGAAGGGACGTTCTTTGTGAATATTATAGTGTTCCTCGGCTAGCTCTTTACTAACTGACATTAATTTAAGTCCCAGCAAAGTGAATCC
It contains:
- the ndk gene encoding nucleoside-diphosphate kinase, producing the protein MERTFIMIKPDGVQRKLISEVISRFELKGFTLLGLKLMSVSKELAEEHYNIHKERPFFKDLVEFICSSPVVAMVWEGEGVVTSSRKIIGATNPLEADSGTIRGDFGISVGRNLIHGSDAIITAETEINLWFDEKELVSWEPTLKSWLCE